A region of the Candidatus Methylomirabilota bacterium genome:
CCTGGCTCATGGTTGTTCTCCAGGTGATGCGGGGTCGTGTCCTACGCCGTATGGCCGTAGGGTAGCGGGGCCAGCGTCAAAGCACAAGCCTGCGATAGGTGACCCCACGCCCTGCCGCATGGGCAACGTGCGTGCTACTGTCCCAGCCATGGCGAAGACCGAGCTGAGCGGCTCCGAGCGCTTCCCTGGACCCATGAGCGAGGAGACGCCGCTCGGCGTCCTCGTCGGAAGGCTCGCGCAGGCGGATCCGAACCGTCCGGCCATCTCGTGCGCAGGGGAGTCGGTCTCGCGAGCCGAGCTGGAATCGCGCACGAACCGTCTGGCCCGCGCCTACCGCGAGCTCGGCGTGATCCGCGACTCGTTCGTCACCATCGGTCTTCCAAACGGGATCGGCTTCTTCGAGGCGACGATCGCCGCCTGGAAGCTTGGCGCGACTCCGCAGCCGATCTCGTCCCGGCTGCCCGCCGCGGAACGAAGCGCGATCATCGATCTCGCGAACCCTTCTCTCGTCGTCGGGGTCGACCCGTCGGAGGCCCCCGGCCGGACCACCGTCCCCGCGGGGTTCGAGCCCGACTCCTCGCTGCCGTCGGACCCGCTGCCCGAGGTGGTCGGCGCGTCATTCAAGGCGCCGACCTCCGGCGGGAGCACGGGGCGGCCGAAGCTCATCGTGGCGACACAGCCAGCCACGTGGGAGGGGATCGCGGGGTTCGCAACGCTCCTGCGGGTGCCGCAGGACGGCGTGCACCTGGTGACCGGTCCCCTCTACCACAATGGCCCCTTCATGACTTCCGTGCTCGCGCTGCTCAGCGGTAACCATGTCGTGGTCATGCCGCGATTCGACCCCGCCCTCGCCCTCGCCCTCATCGAGCAGCACCGGGTCGATTGGATGTACGCGGTGCCGACGATGATGCACCGCATCTGGCGGCTGCCCGAGGACGAGCGCACCCGACACGACCTGTCGAGCCTGCGCGTGGTGTTTCACATGGCGGCCCCGTGCCCCATCTGGCTCAAGGAAGCCTGGATCGACTGGCTCGGCGGTGATCGCATCCTCGAGCTCTACGGAGGGACGGAAGCGCAGTCCTTCACGGTCATCACCGGCAGCGAATGGCTCGAGCACCGGGGCTCGGTCGGCCGCCCCGCTTTCGGCGAGATGCGGGTCCTCGACACCGACGGGAACGAGCTGCCTCCGGGCCATGTGGGTGAGATCTGGATGCGTCGTGGCGAGGGCGCGCCGCCGTCCTACCGGTACATCGGGGCCTCTGCGAAGTCGCGTCCGGGCGGCTGGGAGTCGCTCGGCGACATGGGTCGCGTGGACGAGGAGGGCTACATCTATCTCAGTGACCGCGACACCGACATGATCCTGGTCGGCGGCGCGAACGTGTATCCCGCCGAAGTCGAGGCCGCGCTCGACGAGCACCCGAAGGTGACATCCTCGTGCGTGATCGGGCTGCCCGACGACGAATACGGCAACGCGGTGCACGCGATCGTGCAGGCACTCGAGCCGGTCACGGGCCCGGAGCTCGACGAGTTCCTGCGTTCGCGGCTGGCGAAGTACAAGCGGCCCCGCACCTACGAGTTCGTGACGGCGCCCCTGCGCGGGGACGATGGAAAGGTCCGTCGCACCGCGCTGCGCGCCGAGCGCCTCGCCAAGGGCGGAGGGCCGCCGGGGCGCTAGGCCACTACCTCGGGCCTGCGAGCTCCAGGAACGCCCCGGCGATACGCTCGGGAAGCGTGGCGTCCCCGCGCTTTCGGCTCCAGCCGAGATCGTGCCCGCCGGTCACATTCAGCCGCGCCGTCCGTCCAGGAATCAGCGCCCGCGCTGTGTCCAGCTCGGCGAGCGAGCCGAACGGATCGGTCGTCCCGTGCACGAAGAGCGTGGGCACGCGGAGGTCTGGAAGGTGGGCGGTGCGGAGATTTTGGGGACGGCCGGGCGGATGCAGCGGGTAGGACTGGAGGAGCAGGGCGCTGGCCAGCGCGGGCTCGACGGCGAGGAGCATGGAAGCCTGGCGGCCGCCGTAGGAGTGGCCGCCGAGGAAGAGGCGGCCGCTGACGCGCTCGCGGAGCACGCGGAGCGCGGCGCGTAGCCCTTCGCGGTCGCGCGCGGCGCCGGCGGGCGAGGGCCCACCGCGCGGCCGGGCCTGGCGATAGGGCAGGTCACAGCGCAGGACGGCGACGCCGCGCGCAGCGAACGCCTCGGCCACCGCCACCAGCAGCGGCGCGTCGGCGTTGCCGCCCGCCCCGTGGGTGAGGACGAGGCCGTCGGCGCCGCTCAACCCGGCCGGGTGCAGCACGCCGCGGACGGGTGGGTCGCCGGCGACGTCGACGCGCTCGACGTTCCGCCCAGGCGGCGGGACCAGCGTCAGCCCTTGACCGCGCCCGCGGCGAGCCCCTTGACCACGAATCGCTGACCGATGAAGTAGAGGACGGCGATGGGGATCGAGGCCAGGATGGCGCCGGCCATGAGCTGCCCCCAGATGTACTGGTCGCCCACCACCATCATCGAGAGCTTGATGGGCACCGTCATCGTCGTGTGGTCCGAGGTGAAGACGAGGGCGAGGAGGAACTCGTTCCAGGCCAGGGTGAACGAGAAGATGGCGGAGGCGACCAGGCCCGGCGCCGACAGGGGCAGCAGGATGCGGAAGAGGGCGCCGATCTTGGTGCATCCGTCCACCATCGCGTGTTCCTCCAGCTCGGCGGGAATGCTCCGGAAGTACCCCATGAGCATCCAGGTGCAGAAGGGCACCGTGAACGAGAGGTACGTCAGCATGAGCGACTTGAGGGTGTTGCCGAGGCCGAGGGCGACCA
Encoded here:
- a CDS encoding carbohydrate ABC transporter permease — protein: MREPLSIRVLTYGLLACFVLMVAVPLFWMVTTALKTNKDLYEDFSYLPSRPTLQHFVRVIQREDLLRNIWNSFAVASTTTAVTVVVSAMAAFSIVRYRYRGREWIGRFILFKYVLPTAMLFVSLYAIVVALGLGNTLKSLMLTYLSFTVPFCTWMLMGYFRSIPAELEEHAMVDGCTKIGALFRILLPLSAPGLVASAIFSFTLAWNEFLLALVFTSDHTTMTVPIKLSMMVVGDQYIWGQLMAGAILASIPIAVLYFIGQRFVVKGLAAGAVKG
- a CDS encoding AMP-binding protein yields the protein MSEETPLGVLVGRLAQADPNRPAISCAGESVSRAELESRTNRLARAYRELGVIRDSFVTIGLPNGIGFFEATIAAWKLGATPQPISSRLPAAERSAIIDLANPSLVVGVDPSEAPGRTTVPAGFEPDSSLPSDPLPEVVGASFKAPTSGGSTGRPKLIVATQPATWEGIAGFATLLRVPQDGVHLVTGPLYHNGPFMTSVLALLSGNHVVVMPRFDPALALALIEQHRVDWMYAVPTMMHRIWRLPEDERTRHDLSSLRVVFHMAAPCPIWLKEAWIDWLGGDRILELYGGTEAQSFTVITGSEWLEHRGSVGRPAFGEMRVLDTDGNELPPGHVGEIWMRRGEGAPPSYRYIGASAKSRPGGWESLGDMGRVDEEGYIYLSDRDTDMILVGGANVYPAEVEAALDEHPKVTSSCVIGLPDDEYGNAVHAIVQALEPVTGPELDEFLRSRLAKYKRPRTYEFVTAPLRGDDGKVRRTALRAERLAKGGGPPGR
- a CDS encoding alpha/beta family hydrolase, which translates into the protein MLHPAGLSGADGLVLTHGAGGNADAPLLVAVAEAFAARGVAVLRCDLPYRQARPRGGPSPAGAARDREGLRAALRVLRERVSGRLFLGGHSYGGRQASMLLAVEPALASALLLQSYPLHPPGRPQNLRTAHLPDLRVPTLFVHGTTDPFGSLAELDTARALIPGRTARLNVTGGHDLGWSRKRGDATLPERIAGAFLELAGPR